One Citrus sinensis cultivar Valencia sweet orange chromosome 5, DVS_A1.0, whole genome shotgun sequence genomic window, GTTGATCCCAAATCTGCCAGCCAAAACAGTgccaaataaaatacaataataaagcTAGTTCATAACAAGAAAAGCACCcatgaaagaagaaatataacAGAAATCAACACACCTCCAAACTTTGCAGGGCCTTCTGGTGGTTCCTGTGCATAGCTAAGATTGTAAAACTCCTTTGTTTGACAATTATAAAGATACCCTGCAACCagatttgaaataataattagacaaAGTAGAGATGTGGACCAACACCATGCAGAGAGTCTGTTATTGACTCCATGAATGCTTTATAGCACTaacatcattattttcaaGCTGATGACTTGTATATTTTCTAACTTCAGCAATTATTATGGGAAACATCTAATTAAGGACCTTGGGACTGAAAAAATGGATGAAGAAGAAAGCAGTCTCATTAAGGTTACAAAGAAGAGCTGTCTGAGGAGTTATTTCCTCTAACTTGATTCGGTCTTTTACATGGTTTGTAGAGAAGCTGTTAAACACTCTTCAATTATGTctccaaaaatatatttttagctACAGTTAGAGAAACACAGTATCGAGAAAGGCAGCATTATTAGCATCTGCTATAACAAAGGATCCTGAGTTTGACAAGCATGCCTGAGTTAGAAGAAAAGCAGTATCTCTACAGGTTATTTAAATGAAGAAACTAATGTGAGATTGAAAACAGATCTCTCGCTCTGTGAAAGAGGAATATCAGTGATATTGAAACCATATTTACGCATCagaaagtttaaattatgaagGATGGATTAGTCGGTTGTATCTATTAAAGAAACTCTAATTGGAAAGTGAGGAACGTTGAACAAGCtctcaaattatttcaaattttcaacagAGTACAATCCGTTCAAGATAGCAAGACTATCAGAACAAAAGTTGTTTACCTTCTGTGGGATGGTTGATTGACATCATTAGATTACtcaaaaattcttatatatgcAGTGCATCAAGAGAATTATCTATTACCTTGACCAGGAGTATGCAGTAAACTATTCATCAAAATTGTATCGTATCCAACAAATCTGTTTATGAGAAGTTGCTGCCACCTATAAATAGAAGacattacttaaaaaatattgtgttGCATATAAAATTCACATCCAAAGCATTCAAGCATATAATTGCCTCAAAAATTGTTAACTCTTGCAAGCATTTTCACGTTGGAACTTCAACAGAATTTTCACAGAAATTCAGATCCACAAACAGTACATGGTACAAACATTTTCAACAAGACACGTATTTAATGGCGTaagtaaacttaaaactaTGATAGCAAAGCACCACaaatttgctttaaaataaaGCACAGCCGTGAAAATTCACTGACTAAACCTAACAAGCCATTGAATCATATGCCACTATTACCCATCAATTCAAACTTTAAGTAATCAACTGCAAGCTCTTCCATATCATCCAAATACAATCTCATATGATGTAATTCcttgataaaaaattactacTGATTACTGAGCCTAACTTTATCTGTGGCGGACTACAGCGTGATACTGCCTACATATTCTgcacaaaaatttaaagactTCATCAAACAAACATAATAAACAAACATCCATGCACCAGAAGTTTATGAAACTGAGAACTGGTATTCCTTGccctacaaaataaataacagaTACTTAACTCTCTAGTCATTGATATCTCAAGAGTGGCAcccatttaaatattaaataaaggaGCTGGAACAACATATGTCCATTTGCAGACAAGCCAAAGCATAGGATATATAACCTGTTCCCAAAGCAAGGATGCTGAGCTGATATGCTGATATTGAAAGTACGTATATTATGCCGAGATTTATCTGCTTCTGGTAACAAGAAATACCCCTACACAACagacttaaaaaataaaaaaaaagaagaagaaagattaCAAGCTTCAACACCTAGGTAGAatcttgattaattttttttcaactaattaaagtactttaaatacaacaaaatttttcctttttttgttttaaatattttcaatgcACAGGAAATCTCTCCACCTGTGCACCAGGTCTGGAAATAGGGACTACTATCAGACTCCAAAATCTCTATAGTCAGCAAATTCATGGTATAACATTTAGAAAGGTAGCTTCAACGATTGGAGTCACCAACCACTTGGCTAGAAACCAAAGATCATACCAACTGATCAACCATCGGAGAGGATGCAGCAAAGTTTTaaacaagagaaagaagatATATCAGtctaacaaacaaaaaagataCCTTTTCCATGGTGTACAAATAAGTAGGTTCAAATGCTTTGGTTCTATTCTCAAGCCACTGCACTGCAAGTAGACAGCACAGTTTCAATTagagccaacaaaaataaaacacgaAAGGATGAAACTGTACCTAACTTTATCACCATTGCACGTGATCATAAATTGATATGATTAATGAGGCCCACAATCCCATGTCTCTTAGATCCATTCCATAATCTTAAATCATATATGATTTATAACTTGTCTAGGGGGTGTTACATTGCGCTTCAGATCAGAAAACTTAAGAACTAGCATTTATTGTTGGCACCCAAATCTCATATGTCCTCAAACGAGAGATAGACAAAACTTCAAACAAACTCTAGATACTAAGTTCAGCATAGATGCTTTGCACGGAAATTTCCCTCACCAGACCTAAAAGATAAgcatttacaaatttaaatacagAGTTTATTACATATATTGACAATCATTACCAGAACTCAAAAATAAgcatttacaaatttaaataaatgtctCATTCTGCATAATTCAGAAGTATAGTATGTTATGATATTCTAATTCCAGTGActctaatttaatatatataattattttaccgATTGCTTCAAACATTTTACAGTTACATACATGCAATATTACATACATATTTCTTCACCACAGATCCAgattacataaataataataaatatcggAACATTTGTGCCAGAGGCCATATGAATTTTGGAAATATTATTGCAACATCATGATAAACAGTAAGGGGAAAGACAGTTACCAGCATAAGAGTGAATCCTGTCCAGGTAAAGTAAATGCATCAATTTCGGCACATCAAGATTTAAATGTATCCCCGCAATATTCTGCACTAGGAAGTTCAAATTCAgcataaagaaatttaaaatgataacAGAATTAGGAATGAATAAAGCAAACATgcactttttattttgattaattttaatgcagcttgagaaaataagagaaaatttagCTTAAGGGAGAGGAAGAGATAGGTTGTAAATAGTCATATTGACATGAATATCCAAAAGCAGCACCGGCTTATACTCTCAAAAGAATGAGAGAAGAAAATTTAGTAAGtgatatttagaaaaaaagaaaacaatattaattaataaaatgaaaaaaggagaaagaaatcaGAAATCAGAATATACAGCTTTCAaaacatagtttttttttatgaaaagaGGGGAACATTTGGCCAGAAATACAATTGATATTGCACGCATTTGCATGTATGTTGTCAAGGCATAAAACGTGCCagtattttaatgaatttgcTTATAGAAAAAGGGAGACTCAAAGTGAAGATCTGTTTCCTAGAGTCAACAATAGAGATCAAAAAGCTTCTATTTTTCTCCTTATTCGCAGCAATAGAGATACAACAGTAAATAATAGACTGTGGCCAATATTTGCAACCAGCATAATCTGAAAACAGTCTACTCCCTCTTTCAACAAGAATTGTAAAACTAGGATAGGAGGCAATTGAGAAACTCTagcccccctcccccccccaaccaaaaaaaaaacattaacaaTTAAGAaggaaattttcaaatttactcACCCACAGCTTCTGGAAATTTCCTAAGATTTGCATTGCCTGTCTCCAAACGAAAGATAAACGCCTATACCACTTTTTCCCAAAATGAATGATTGCTGATTTAAAAGCCTCCTTGGCTGATAAAGCAAAACTATTACGTGCCTCCTCCTTATCAATTTTATTCACTGCGCTATCAGTTGGCTTAAAGCTTTGACTACTTACAGAGCCCTCTGCTAGGTGTTCAACAGGTTCCATATCAGTCCTCCAGAACTTCAAAGCCAATTTGCCTTTCCTAACATTGGAATGAATCCAATTTAACCAAAGGTTTGCAGCCGAGAATGTTAATCCATCAGCATCCATACCTGAAACTTCTAACTCATTGATTGCATTATCCACACTAGTGACATCTACAACATTAGAATCAGAGTCATTCTGTGACCACAAACCTGCACTACTGATCTAAATCAAACAAGAaaagtaaaaggaaaaaaggtcAGTTTCTTAGACATGAAAGATCGGCCAACTTAAATGACTATCTCAAATTACCTTTAAACTAAAACCTAAAACCTAAAATAGATGCCtgaataaaaaaggaaacagaaatatataattttgaatagaCATGGGACAGGTACAGGCATTCAAGTTCGGCCAGGATCGCAGCTGCACTAGTGCGAAGTTGGACTTCACCAGGTGTCAAACAgagcttttatattttagcaTGGCCAAGCCACTGCCAAGATACAACCTTCAAAATGTTTCATGCCTCTTATCTGAAGCCTATGAGTTGATAATGCATATATTCTCAAACATCAAATCAAGTTTGAAAAAACTTTGCATTTACTTCTCAACAATTTTTCTGTGTTATATTGCTATATAACATCTtagcaaataataaaaagaacagTTATTCTTGAGAAATAACTAATACAACATCATCAGATTATAAAACAGACTAGACACAAATGGCCAAGAAGAACGCTCCTCTAGCTGTAATACAAATGTTATGTTCTGCTAGCTGCACAAGCAGATGCAGAAGAAGGGGATAACTCAATCCTAAGACAACGCAGGCTCCGAGTTCAACTTTTTGTGATCAGTTGTGACATCCacccaaaattttaagatttctCATGATAGCACAAACTTGATACATGAAATAACATAGAAAATTCCAGGTCAGAAAAGTAgactgaaattttaaaacgAAAGTTCATATACCTTAATTTGTATGAGTTGGGCTTCAGTCATCCGAATTCCAGCAAATTCACTTGAACAGCCAGGCTTTATAagcaaaatattcaaatttaagtCAAAAGGTGCATACGATTTctggaaaaaatatataaactaaaataaaacacacacatACTGAGAGACAGACGAGAATAAATCAAAGAAGCATGTTGCCTATTAACGGAAATGGTATTGCAAAGAAATGTAAAGCAAGCTGAATCtgcaaatttaaattcatatttacaAAGAAGTATAATGTGCAGTGATTATGGAATTCAAAAATGATAAgttgttttttatattactaacCAAAGGGCTCATTAGGGATTACTTTTTGCGAAAATTAAGAGtagcttattttataatctgTACCAAAAAATGCTTTGTCAAAATGTTTTCATAGTgcttatttcataatctaTTCCATTACTTGCATGAAATTGAGTgatgaaaaagttaaaaaataaataaatttacaacttcagcaatttttttcccaaagcaTATGTTGATACAGACACTATACACTTAACAAGCActttaatccaaaaattacCATACACATTACACTGTTCAAAACTCACAGCAGTTTCAACAGCATAGTTAACAAAGCTCTGACTACTGTctccccccctccccccccccctctaTTACAGCTGAATATTGGCTTTTCAAAAACTTGAACAGCAGCACGATACCATCAATGGCAGATAATTAAAGACAATGTTCCAGTACTCTAATTCTTAAATTCTAAGCAAAATCAACTATAAATAGCAATTCTacctgaaaaacaaaaatcttaaTGCAATTTTACTTAACGTAAGGGTGCTTCTTCCAAAAGCGCTTGGTAGGAGAAGCACTGATAATATTCTTCCCCAAAAATCACTTCCACTGGTTAAGAAAGCTACAAAAACTATATCTACTACAGTTCACACagtcaaatacaaaaaaaaaaaaaaatttctaactaATTTatacaactttaaaaaaaatgaaagaaaagaaaatcgaagaaattaattaattaaaaaaaattaattacctgTTGAACATAATTAGCGTGCATAACAACAAGAACACAGAACAAAGTGATAGCGATGAAAAGATAAATGTACTCCAAATAGGCCCTAACTCTCGGCGTCAGCACTCGCGAAAACCGCTCTTGCACTCGTATAAACGTGTGCTCTGGATCCATCTCTCTGTAAGCGATCGGCCAAATttcacttcttctttttgtgaatcttttaattattaataacaaattaataataactacgAGTTCTCGTCATCATCGTAAACGCTTTATattgaattcttttttcagTTTCTCATTTTTGCCTTTCCTTTGTTATTGTCTGTCTTTGACCTTCGTGTGTGTTATGCTGTGGTGTTAGATGAATTATTGGTTGGAGATGACGATGAATTTCAGATATATGCCGCCATAGTTAAATGTATTTTCGTATGCCTAATTTAATAGTCAATTACTAGAGTACCCTCCTTTTGAAATACTTGATTCCAAATTTACACCTCGTAGTCCACTGGTAAAAAGTCGAGTGATAAGTATCATTCTCGATTATCTAAGCGTTTTGTATTTACATGATTCATAGTCCAATAATAACCAATGAGGGTTATACTTGATTGTGCATTATGTTCGTGTATTTTAGTAGAAATGTTTTTAACgaaattaatgatgattttttctaattttttggtataattattctttcttcaaagataaatggtgaacaaaactcaaaattgatttttttttaactttatatcTCTATTAAGATTTAAATCAGCGtggccaataaaaaaattacttgaaatatATTCGGTGCTAAATTGATAATAttgtatcttttaaaataattgtaactaGCGGTGTTGtagaaattatcaattatgaatagaatcaattaaacatttagaatttttttttaaagttgtttgAGTTTTAGAGCAGTTATATGTATTTGATAAATCTtgctattaatttaatataagaatataaatgattgaattcgatataatattgaataaaacatataaatatttattagcatgtatatgaaatattttttattggtacatttaataattaaaactaaaataaatattttatatttttaaatttattttgttatcttaattttttttaatatatatatatatatatatgaaattatattaaatataaaagtgattttcaaaatcaaattttaaaaaataaatccttctttatttttcaaaatctccCATAGGATAAGATGATTTTACCAAAAGcgatttttatgaaaattttaccaaatcctaaaattatattttaacttttgaaaatcatttttcagtCTCTTAAAATTAATCTCAAATGAGCTCTTGGTCAAGcttatatattatttcaacgaatttcaatataatgactgctttatatattttaatgtgttgacttaatttttttttttttttggaggaagtcaagaaaaaaaaaaagagtgattTTGAGTGACTTGGAGAGATGATTTTATGACGACATGACGTTGGTGAAGAAAGGGAGGGCTTTGTTGGAATTGTGCTTGATATTCTCTATAAGGGTAGTTTGGACCTTTTATACTTTTCCCTCGTGATATGTAACTATCCACAAATATGTATTATTCAGGCAGAAGATAATGGTTTTCAgttatttctatatttttattaatttattttttctaaattcgTTTTATGATTGTCGAAGATGCTTTAGTTTGGAATTTGgattgaagttaaaaaattgagttaggccgttttttattattgtttggcAACTattgtaatgtaattaatttatttgaaaattataaaaaattattgatttttttatgaatgacATATCACATGTCACattatttaagataaaatatttgaaatgtgTTATTCTTTTATGTTATAACTATGAAGTATTTAATACTTAAAGCTTAATGTTTACTCAATAATGAAGGTTATGAGCAAGAGCGGATCACATACAAGCTAGTGTAGGCAATTAATCCCGCTTAACAAAAAGCATtcctttattttgaaattaattttttaaaaattttatttgagtagggataaatttataaagaaattttgataCTGGGTcgtttttttgaaatattaattcattttaattttgaccTCAATGAACTAAATTTCTAGATCGATCCCTGGTGATGACAGGTTTGTTCGAATTAACTTAcctcttttgatttctttctaTATTGTTCAAGTTATTGTTATCTGTAACACAGCTCATTTTCCTTCTATATTATTCAAGTTATCGTTATCTGTAACACAGTTTATCTTCTTTCTATATTGTTCAAGTTGTCGTTAGCTGTAACACAGTTTATCTTCCTTCTATATTGTTCAAGTTGTCATTATCTGTAACACAATTTATCTTCCTTCTATATTGTTTAAGTTGTCGTTATCTGTAACACAATTCATCTTCCTTCTATATTGTTCATCTTCCTTCTATATTGTTCAAGTTGTCGTTATCTGTAACACAGTTCATCTTCCTTCTATATTGTTCATCTTCCTTCTATATTGTTCAAGTTGTCGTTATTTGTAACACAGTTTATCTTCCTTCTATATTGTTCAAGTTGTCGTTATCTGTAACACAGTTCATCTTCCTTCTATATTGTTCATCTTCCTTATATATTGTTCAAGTTGTCGTTATCTGTAACATAATTTATCTTCCTTCTATATTGTTCATCTTCCTTCTATATTGTTCAAGTTGTTTAGCTTCCTTGTATATTGTTCAAGTTGTCGTTATCCGTAACACAATTTATCTTCCTTCTATATTGCTCAAGTTGTCGTTATCCATAACACAGTTTATCTTCCTTCTATATTGCTCAAGTTGTCGTTATCTGTAACACAGTTCATCTTCCTTCTATATTATTCAAGTTGTCGTTATCTGTAACACAGTTCATCTTCCTTCTATATTGTTCATCTTCCTTATATATTGTTCAAGTTGTCGTTATCTGTAACATAATTTATCTTCCTTCTATATTGTTCATCTTCCTTCTATATTGTTCAAGTTGTTTAGCTTCCTTGTATATTGTTCAAGTTGTCGTTATCCGTAACACAATTTATCTTCCTTCTATATTGCTCAAGTTGTCGTTATCCATAACACAGTTTATCTTCCTTCTATATTGCTCAAGTTGTCGTTATCTGTAACACAGTTCATCTTCCTTCTATATTATTCAAGTTGTCGTTATCTGTAACACAGTTCATCTTCCTTCTATATTGTTCATCTTCCTTATATATTGTTCAAGTTGTCGTCATCTGTAACACAATTTATCTTCCTTCTATATTGTTCATCTTCCTTCTATATTGTTTAAGTTGTTTAGCTTCCTTGTATATTATTCAAGTTGTCGTTATCCGTAACACAGTTTATCTTCCTTCTATATTGCTCAAGTTGTCGTTATCTGTAACACATTTTATCTTCCTTCTATATTGTTCAAGTTGTCGTTATCTATAACACAGTTCATCTTCCTTATATATTGTTCAAGTTGTCGTTATCTGTAACACAATTTATCTTCCTTGTATATTGTTCAAGTTGTTTAGCTTCCTTGTATATTGTTCAAGTTGTCGTTATCCGTAACACAGTTTATCTTCCTTCTATATTGCTCAAGTTATCGTTATCTGTAACACATTTTATCttccttttatattgttaaaGTTGTCGTTATCCGTAATACagtttattttccttccataTTGTTCAAGTTGTTGTTATCCATAACACAATTTATCTTCCTTTCATATTGTTCAAGTTATCGTTATCCGTAACACAGTTTATTTTCGTTCTATATTGTTCAAATTATTGTTATCTGTAATACGAtttatctctctctccccctCCCACCCCAAACATCTCTTGATTTTCCAAAATCATTCTATAGAAATTGCAAAActagaagattttttttattaataaattttattatggcatattatcattttacaacTTAATGTTTTCTAACATATTACGTTACTGCCACAATTTTctgacaattatttttccctacttaattttttagtttttatcattttactaccaaatcGTTAACTGCATTTGTGATGTTACAGAGATATTTTaggaattttaatatattcaatattttaggAATTTCACAAggtataatatttacaattgtatcaattaattattttagatatataaaataatcaattgataaaagtatattttttgtataattaatattgtatttctttaattatactTATAcaatttaggggtaaaatagaCTTTGATTACATTTTCTATTAATGTTCTATTAACTTTAATGGCTTAgtgataaaatgataaaaattgaaatattaagtgagaaaaaataattatcaaaaagCTCTAGTGGCAAAGTGATACATAAACAAAATTAGgttgtaaaatgataatatatcttttactatttaaacaacaaaaacacCAAACTAAATAACTTGGATTaacaatttttgtaaataatcaaattttaagatttttttccttttatactaGGTATCTATCGATTCGAATTTGAAGTGGTCTAACTTAGCTGGAGATTCAAATGTCAAGCCATATgtcaatataaaaaataaaaataaattaaatttgtaaaaattaataacaattataattgaaataaataatagaacGATAGCACTTGAAAAGTTGACTAATTGAGATGAATATGATAATCACATGATGGTAATAGATTTTGTAgagaataattttctttgtagtgaatagagtaaaaaaaaatttagttgagATTACTATTGATTTAATGTCTATTGGTTATGAGGTTATTATTAGAGTTTAAGGGAATACTAAAAGTCAATtcta contains:
- the LOC102618114 gene encoding membralin-like protein At1g60995 isoform X3 — translated: MDPEHTFIRVQERFSRVLTPRVRAYLEYIYLFIAITLFCVLVVMHANYVQQPGCSSEFAGIRMTEAQLIQIKISSAGLWSQNDSDSNVVDVTSVDNAINELEVSGMDADGLTFSAANLWLNWIHSNVRKGKLALKFWRTDMEPVEHLAEGSVSSQSFKPTDSAVNKIDKEEARNSFALSAKEAFKSAIIHFGKKWYRRLSFVWRQAMQILGNFQKLWNIAGIHLNLDVPKLMHLLYLDRIHSYAVQWLENRTKAFEPTYLYTMEKGYFLLPEADKSRHNIRTFNISISAQHPCFGNRWQQLLINRFVGYDTILMNSLLHTPGQGYLYNCQTKEFYNLSYAQEPPEGPAKFGDYLVTKCGVLMMSLFVFFTTTMSVSFTLRETQARMLKFTVQLQHHAQHRLPTFQLIFVHVIESLVFVPIMIGILFFLFEFYDDQLLAFLVLILVWLCELFTLISCSVRTPISMKFFPRFFLLYFLVFHIYFFSYAYGFSYMALGTAAAFVQHLILYFWNHFEVPALQRFIQNRRTQLQQQPDFHITSSTILASTLHITRLNTRNPSLPNTDATSGPGLRPGSNQAMPPTNRVDAPGPERSENNNPDRVGNTMEIPGQPDLQQPETGPNPGSMNSFSSLLLWILGGASSEGLNSFLSMFRDVREQGQVFADSQRQENGGNQHVQ